Sequence from the Nitrospirota bacterium genome:
ATGAGCAGAGGATGCAGCAGTTCCTTGCCACGGGAGAAAGTCGATTCCTCAACCAGCGGGTGGAGGTCATGGCGCGCCACCGCGACGGCCACGAGTTCCCGGTCGAATTGGCGATCGCGCCGGCGCGCGTAGGGGGAGCCACCATCTTCAGCGCCTTTGTGCGCGACATCGCGGCCCGAAAACGCGCGGAGAGCCGCCTGGCCTCGCAGTACACCGTGACGCGCGCGCTGTCCGAATGCCACACGCTGGCAGGCGCCGCCCCGAAGATCCTGCAGGCGCTCTGCGAAAGCCTGGAATGGGAATTGGGGGTACTGTGGCAGGTCGACCGCTCCACCGACGAACTGCGCTGTCTCGATCTCTGGGTCTCGCCGGCCTTGCGGGCCGACGAGTTCGTGACGGCCACCGCCCTGCAAACATTCAGGCGTGGTGTGGGGCTCCCTGGCCGGGTCTGGGCCGCCGGCAACCCGGCATGGATCGCGGACGTACTGGCCGACGCCAACTTTCCCCGCGCCGTGTCGGCCCGCACCGTCGGTCTGCACGGCGCGTTCGGTTTCCCCGTTCACGTCGGCGGCGACGTCGAGGCCGTCATCGAACTCTACAGCCGGCAGGTGCGGGAGCCCGACGAAGAACTGCTGAAGATGGCGGCCGATATCGGGCTGAAGATCGGCCAGTTCGTCGAGCGGTCCCGCGCGCAAGAGGCCCTTCGACAAACGGAAGCCCAATTGCGGCAGTCGCAGAAGATGGAGGCGATCGGCCGACTGGCCGGCGGCGTCGCGCATGATTTCAACAACCTGTTGACCGTCATCCGAGGCTACAGCGATCTGATTCTGACCCGCCTGAATCCGACGGATCCGCTGCGCAAGGACGTCGAGGAAGTCAAGAAGGCCGCCGATCGCGCCGCGAGCCTGACCGCCCAGTTGCTCACCTTCAGCCGGCGCCAGTTCGTCGCGCCGAAGCTGGTGGATCTCAACGTGGTCGTGTCGAGCATGGAAGCCATGCTGCGACGGCTGATCGGCGAGGACCTCATCCAGCTCTGCACGGTGCTCGATCCGAACGTCGGCATGGTCAAGGCCGATCCCGGACAGATCGAGCAGGTCATTATGAACCTGGCGGTCAACGCGCACGACGCGATGCCGACCGGCGGAACCCTGACCATTGAAACCCGCAGCGTCCAGATCGCCGACCAGCCCGGAAGGGATTCCCAATCGGTCGATCCCGGTTCGTACGTGATGCTGGCGGTCAAGGACACCGGTTGCGGCATGGATGAGGAGACGCAATCGCATCTGTTCGAGCCTTTCTTCACCACAAAAGAGCAAGGCAAGGGAACGGGACTCGGACTCTCGACCGTCTACGGGATCGTCAAGCAGTGCGGCGCTCATATCTCCGTGGAGAGCAGACCGGGGCATGGGGCCACGTTCAGAATCTTTTTCCCGCGCGTCGACGAGACCGCAGACGCGACGGAGGCGGGCGCCGGAGCGGCCGGCGAGTCCCGCGGCAAGGAAACGGTCTTGTTGGTGGAAGACGAGCCAGGCGTGAGGGGGCTGGTGCACAATACGTTGAAGCTGCACGGCTACACCGTGCTGGAAGCCCGGCACGGCATCGAGGCGCTTCTGACCGGCGCCAAGCACATGGGGCCGATCCATCTGTTGCTGACGGACGTGGTCATGCCGCAGATGAGCGGGCCGGAGGTCGCCGAACACCTCGCCGCCGTCCGTCCCGGGCTGAAGGTGTTGTACATGTCCGGCTACCCGGACCATCCGATCTTCTCGCAAACCGGGGTGGCCGCTCACGCGGCCTTCCTGCAGAAGCCCTTCACTCCGAACGCCCTCGCGCAGAAGGTGCGCGAAGTGCTCGATGGCGCCGCGAAGTAATGTGGAATTAGGAATGTGGGAGTATGAATGAGGAATGTTGAATGCTGAATTATTGACAAGGCAAGGCCCTTCCGTCGCATAAGCTCCACAATTCATAATTCATCATTCAACATTCATAAGTGATCAAGCTGTAAGCTTGATCTTCCCCCCGTGTTCCGCTTATGGTGGCGCCAGGTTGGATAGCGAAGAGCGGCCGCCGGCAAATAGTCGTTATGACCGCAAGGCGGCCACCCTGCAGGATGAACATCACGGTTGGGCGAGAGGCGAAGGGCTCGGGGCGAGGGGGGGGACTCCGGCCTCTAGCCTCGGGCCGCTAGCCCCGCGCCTATTTTCATGGCAGCGCTGCGCTCTTCGCTCTCAGACGACGGCCGGTGAGGCGAGAAACGACGCAGGCGTTCAGGAAACGCGGATCGAACCATGCACAAAGGCCAGGAGTTGGACATCGATCGATATCGGGTGCGGGAGGAGCCGTTCTACGCGGAGGTGCGCGGGGAGATCGGGCTGTTTACGATTGCGGCGCGGAACCGGATGCCGGTCATGCTCAAAGGCCCGACCGGTTGCGGCAAGACGCGCTTCGTCCAGCACATGGCGTATCGCTTGAACCGCCCGCTCATCACCGTCGCCTGTCACGAGGACCTCACCGCCTCCGACTTGGTCGGGCGGTACCTCTTAAAAGGACAGGAGACGGTGTGGGTGGACGGCCCGCTCACGCTCGGCGTCAAACACGGCGCCATCGTCTACTTGGATGAAATCGTCGAGGCGCGCAAGGATACGACGGTGATCATTCACCCGTTGAGCGACGACCGTCGATTGTTGCCGATCGAGAAAAAAGGCCAGATCGTCGAGGCCGTCGACGACTTCATGCTCGTGATCTCCTATAACCCCGGCTACCAGAACGTGCTCAAGGAATTGAAGCAAAGCACGAAGCAGCGGTTCATGGCGATCGAGTTCGACTATCCGGCGCGCGACATCGAAACCCGGGTGATCGAACACGAGGCGGGTGTGAACAGGGAGACGGCCGAGCGACTGGTGACGCTCGGCGCGAAGGTCCGCCATCTCAAGAATCACGGGTTGGAAGAAGGCGTGAGCACGCGGCTCCTCATCTACGCGGGGACGCTGATCCGGCAAGGCGTACCGCCCGAGCAGGCCTGCGACGCGGCCGTGATTCGCCCGATCACCGACGATCCGGATATGCAGCGGAGCATTCAGGAAGTGGTGAAGGCGATCTTCTGAAAGAACGCGAGGTTAGAGGCGAGCGGCGAGAGGGAGCGACGCTGCTATTCCCGTGAGTTCTCCCGCGATCGTGAAGGATAGCCCTGCAGGGGCGATTCTTCTGGTACACGTACAGCCCAAAGCGTCTCGGACCGAGTACGTCGGGCTTCACGGGGATGCCCTGAAGTTCCGAGTCGCCGCGCCGCCGGCCGAGGGCGCGGCCAATGAAGAAGTGTGCCGGTTTCTCGCCGGGGCGTTCGGCCTCCCGTTGAGCGCCGTCGAAATCGGTTCCGGGGCGGCCGGACGGCGTAAGCGGATTGTGTTGAAAGGTGTCAGCGCGGTGAAAGTCCGCCAAGCGTTCGGGCTTTAGAACGTGCGAACATGAGCGGACCCGCCCGCCACATCGGATTTTTCCTCGCCCAA
This genomic interval carries:
- a CDS encoding PAS domain S-box protein; amino-acid sequence: MTSAPTHAAGTSRPYAWLPALILVMVAVALVIAAIALHVLEARLVTATGESLSLAASEISDKLDRLLFERSADVEMMARAFSEQARRSDYMDRYLRWMKAKYPAYLWLGVADEHGRLVASTEPGLVGQEHGRSDWFLDARDRRGPVVGDAEPYESVGGVEAIAFSAPILGPSGDFGGVVTTRVGLAALEEVATKTVVAFRAGNGGRGPIEYQFLNARGEAFLDSDLAHKGRVNMRRLGLPSARLSESGRSGYVEEEHLRRHVPVVTGYARTRGDKDGAGPQWTVLLRVDRDRILGPIHGLLWKLGGAGLVVWFPMLGLLLWATRRLRTEYEQARQESEWARAAETALLQSQERNQVIVDTALDAVITTDAGGAITDWNALASHLFGWTREEVIGRQLSAVIFPERDRAAHEQRMQQFLATGESRFLNQRVEVMARHRDGHEFPVELAIAPARVGGATIFSAFVRDIAARKRAESRLASQYTVTRALSECHTLAGAAPKILQALCESLEWELGVLWQVDRSTDELRCLDLWVSPALRADEFVTATALQTFRRGVGLPGRVWAAGNPAWIADVLADANFPRAVSARTVGLHGAFGFPVHVGGDVEAVIELYSRQVREPDEELLKMAADIGLKIGQFVERSRAQEALRQTEAQLRQSQKMEAIGRLAGGVAHDFNNLLTVIRGYSDLILTRLNPTDPLRKDVEEVKKAADRAASLTAQLLTFSRRQFVAPKLVDLNVVVSSMEAMLRRLIGEDLIQLCTVLDPNVGMVKADPGQIEQVIMNLAVNAHDAMPTGGTLTIETRSVQIADQPGRDSQSVDPGSYVMLAVKDTGCGMDEETQSHLFEPFFTTKEQGKGTGLGLSTVYGIVKQCGAHISVESRPGHGATFRIFFPRVDETADATEAGAGAAGESRGKETVLLVEDEPGVRGLVHNTLKLHGYTVLEARHGIEALLTGAKHMGPIHLLLTDVVMPQMSGPEVAEHLAAVRPGLKVLYMSGYPDHPIFSQTGVAAHAAFLQKPFTPNALAQKVREVLDGAAK
- a CDS encoding CbbQ/NirQ/NorQ/GpvN family protein — its product is MHKGQELDIDRYRVREEPFYAEVRGEIGLFTIAARNRMPVMLKGPTGCGKTRFVQHMAYRLNRPLITVACHEDLTASDLVGRYLLKGQETVWVDGPLTLGVKHGAIVYLDEIVEARKDTTVIIHPLSDDRRLLPIEKKGQIVEAVDDFMLVISYNPGYQNVLKELKQSTKQRFMAIEFDYPARDIETRVIEHEAGVNRETAERLVTLGAKVRHLKNHGLEEGVSTRLLIYAGTLIRQGVPPEQACDAAVIRPITDDPDMQRSIQEVVKAIF
- a CDS encoding DUF167 domain-containing protein; translated protein: MSSPAIVKDSPAGAILLVHVQPKASRTEYVGLHGDALKFRVAAPPAEGAANEEVCRFLAGAFGLPLSAVEIGSGAAGRRKRIVLKGVSAVKVRQAFGL